In Nymphaea colorata isolate Beijing-Zhang1983 chromosome 13, ASM883128v2, whole genome shotgun sequence, one DNA window encodes the following:
- the LOC116266886 gene encoding probable apyrase 7, with amino-acid sequence MRLSSSLQDLSTYSNIDPENGRLNHGIDARTRAKFVPPSLQKETAGSSFSKQKALQPAPFNRRRWLRIATVIFCIFLLILSLYVCSKYFSSFWSRGPSQYSVILDSGSTGTRVYVYEWSSDNSRHHGNLPLVVKSLPKDPQRRPILRNGRAYRRMETEPGLHKLVHNTSGLKSAIKPLLQWAEKQIPKKAHKSTPLYFYATAGLRRLPHADSTWLMDNAWLVLKNSSFLCQKDQVRIISGMEEAYYGWIALNYHMNTLGFGKSKATFGSLDLGGSSLQVTFETQNVLHDKTSLNLSIGAAKHHLSAYSLSGYGLNDAFDKSVALLLKKHTGNSKQKINEKIELAHPCLHTGYMEEYRCTQCAQLDQDGSPMVGGKSMGKKAPRTIITLRGVPYWEDCASLAKSAVNLSEWLDSNGGTDCTKKPCALSDDLPHPYGHFFAMSGFYVVFKFFNLSSEASLDDVLQKGHEFCEKTWEDAKDSVPPQPFIEQYCFRAPYIVSLLRDGLHIDDTEVVIGSGSITWTLGVALAEAGALLSRKFEIEGSLIFSQKFSLSFVIVIILISLIVIFAIAYCTISGIPRCFHKSYLPLVKNQNTGSSHFRFKRWSPINSGFTLGWPGDERVKMPLSPTINSPVHRPFGMPHGLSSGNISLMESLPNPASSGFVHSFSASSLGQMQLENGGGSFWAPHRSQMQLQSRRSQSREDLSSSLAEAHIVKM; translated from the exons atGAGACTTTCCTCATCTCTCCAGGATTTATCAACATATAGCAACATTGATCCTGAAAATGGTCGTCTTAACCACGGAATTGATGCACGTACGCGTGCAAAATTTGTTCCTCCAAGTCTACAAAAGGAAACAGCAGGTTCAAGTTTTTCAAAGCAGAAAGCCTTGCAACCAGCCCCTTTTAACCGGAGAAGATGGCTGAGAATCGCTACagttattttttgcattttcctGCTTATTTTGTCTCTCTATgtatgttcaaaatattttagttcTTTTTGGTCTCGTGGACCTTCACAATATTCCGTGATTTTAGACAGTGGAAGCACAGGCACTCGGGTTTATGTATATGAGTGGTCGTCTGATAACAGTAGGCACCATGGTAACCTTCCATTGGTAGTTAAATCATTACCTAAGGATCCTCAAAGAAGACCTATATTGAGGAATGGTCGCGCTTACCGTCGTATGGAAACAGAACCAGGACTTCATAAGCTAGTACATAACACATCAGGGTTAAAGTCTGCCATAAAGCCTCTTCTTCAGTGGGCTGAGAAACAGATACCAAAAAAGGCACACAAGAGTACTCCTTTATACTTTTATGCTACTGCAGGTCTACGGCGACTGCCACATGCTGATTCAACATGGCTTATGGATAACGCATGGCTAGTCCTGAaaaattcttcattcttgtgtcAGAAGGATCAAGTGAGGATTATTAGTGGCATGGAGGAAGCTTACTATGGGTGGATTGCTCTTAATTATCACATGAATACATTAGGTTttggaaaatcaaaagcaaCTTTTGGCTCCTTGGATTTGGGCGGTTCGTCACTACAAGTAACTTTTGAAACTCAAAATGTTTTGCATGATAAAACAAGTCTGAATTTGAGCATTGGAGCTGCTAAGCATCACCTTAGTGCATattctctttctggttatggCCTGAACGACGCCTTTGACAAATCTGTTGCACTTCTTCTTAAAAAGCATACTGGAAattccaaacaaaaaataaatgaaaagatagAACTTGCTCATCCATGTTTGCATACTGGGTATATGGAAGAGTATAGGTGTACTCAATGTGCTCAACTTGACCAGGATGGTAGTCCCATGGTTGGAGGAAAAAGCATGGGGAAGAAAGCACCAAGAACAATTATTACATTGCGTGGTGTTCCATATTGGGAGGATTGTGCATCACTTGCAAAATCAGCTGTTAATTTATCAGAATGGTTGGATTCAAATGGAGGGACAGATTGCACTAAGAAACCTTGTGCATTGAGTGACGATCTACCCCATCCTTATGGACACTTTTTTGCAATGTCGGGGTTTTATGTTGTCTTCAAGTTCTTTAACTTGAGCTCGGAAGCTTCTCTTGATGATGTCCTGCAGAAAGGCCATGAGTTTTGTGAGAAGACATGGGAAGATGCTAAAGACAGTGTTCCACCACAACCATTTATTGAACAGTACTGTTTCCGTGCACCTTACATAGTCTCACTTTTGAGAGATGGCCTGCATATAGATGATACCGAAGTGGTTATTGGTTCTGGCAGTATCACATGGACATTAGGCGTTGCTTTAGCTGAAGCTGGGGCACTTTTGTCAAGAAAATTTGAGATTGAAGGGTCTCTTATTTTCTCTCAGAAGTTCAGTCTAAGctttgttattgttattataTTGATATCTCTGATAGTCATTTTTGCCATTGCATATTGTACGATCAGTGGAATTCCAAGATGCTTTCACAAATCATATCTCCCACTTGTCAAGAACCAAAACACAGGCAGCTCTCATTTTAGATTTAAACGTTGGAGTCCTATCAATTCAGGATTTACTCTTGGATGGCCTG GTGATGAAAGGGTGAAGATGCCATTAAGTCCTACCATTAATAGCCCTGTGCACCGGCCATTTGGAATGCCACACGGTTTAAGCAGTGGCAACATCAGCCTTATGGAGTCTTTACCAAACCCAGCAAGCAGTGGATTTGTGCACAGTTTTTCTGCAAGCAGCTTGGGGCAGATGCAGCTGGAGAACGGCGGGGGATCCTTCTGGGCACCCCATAGAAGTCAAATGCAACTTCAAAGCAGGCGATCACAGTCAAGGGAAGACCTAAGCTCCTCTCTTGCTGAGGCTCATATAGTGAAGATGTAG